The Vibrio gazogenes DNA segment CAGCCACAGCGTATTACACATCAAAAGCACATAAAAAAGCCGGGATTGAATTCCCGGCTTTTACTGATCATTGATGATGTGACTGGATAATGATTATCCGATATGAGTCAGACCACCCATATACTTGTGCAACACTTCAGGAATCGCAATACGTCCATCCGCTTGTTGATTATTCTCCAGAATCGCAACCATGGTTCGGCCAACAGCAAGACCAGAGCCATTCAGGGTATGTACCAACTCTGGTTTTTTCTCACCTTTGCGGCGGAAACGTGCTTGCATCCGACGCGCCTGAAAATCCCACATGTTTGAACAAGATGAAATCTCACGATAAGTTTCCTGTGCAGGTACCCAGACTTCCAGATCGTAGGTCTTACGTGCCCCAAATCCCATATCTCCGGTACACAAAATCACTTTACGGTAAGGTAACTCTAATAACTGCAACACTCTTTCAGCATGACCCGTCAGTTCTTCCAATGCATTCATCGAATCTTCAGGGCGCGTTATCTGTACCAGCTCAACCTTATCAAACTGGTGCATCCGGATCAGCCCCCGGGTATCACGACCATAAGAGCCGGCTTCAGAACGGAAACACGGTGTATGTGCCGTCATTTTCAGTGGGAGTTCAGCCTCATCCAAAATTGAGCCACGGACTAAGTTTGTCAGAGGCACTTCCGCAGTCGGAATCAGTGACAAGCGACGTGGCTCTTCATCATTGACTTTTTCAGCCAGTGGCTCGGTATGAAACAGGTCTTTACCAAACTTAGGCAATTGCCCGGTACCATACAAGGTATCGGCATTCACCAGATATGGCACATACATTTCGGTATACCCATGCAGATCCGAGTGCAGGTCAAGCATAAACTGAGCAATCGCCCGGTGCAGGCGAGCGAACTGGCCTTTCATTACGATAAACCGGGCACCGGTGATTTTCGTCGCGCTGGCAAAATCCAGTCCGTCACCCATTTCACCTAAATCAACATGATCTTTGACTGCAAAATCGTATTGCTTCGGCTCACCCCAACGGGAA contains these protein-coding regions:
- the serS gene encoding serine--tRNA ligase yields the protein MLDSKLLRTELDETAIKLARRGFTLDVETIRQLEEQRKSIQVEVENLQSTRNSISKQIGQLMSAGDKEGAEAVKQQIGSLGNDLDARKAELELVQKQLEDIALSVPNIPDDASPDGLDEESNVEVSRWGEPKQYDFAVKDHVDLGEMGDGLDFASATKITGARFIVMKGQFARLHRAIAQFMLDLHSDLHGYTEMYVPYLVNADTLYGTGQLPKFGKDLFHTEPLAEKVNDEEPRRLSLIPTAEVPLTNLVRGSILDEAELPLKMTAHTPCFRSEAGSYGRDTRGLIRMHQFDKVELVQITRPEDSMNALEELTGHAERVLQLLELPYRKVILCTGDMGFGARKTYDLEVWVPAQETYREISSCSNMWDFQARRMQARFRRKGEKKPELVHTLNGSGLAVGRTMVAILENNQQADGRIAIPEVLHKYMGGLTHIG